The following coding sequences are from one Triticum aestivum cultivar Chinese Spring chromosome 5A, IWGSC CS RefSeq v2.1, whole genome shotgun sequence window:
- the LOC123107606 gene encoding uncharacterized protein — MFHGILAEIVNNHKHGRSWNGHFERDDIEVYNGKFFKIIKPAVYIFDPSQMSLEVAGFLKNDFGACKFLIAKFNSDGRLPVYFIQLEEALTETPVEEFLHAFDSDLYDKILHHPGIKHPFVRAQFLCGTYQACRAHDRYDPEAKFKEVLYNFIIPSFSLADAMIKSGIDILEKVLYFQQEQVWRALDKGRGPEVRMPLPGNKFRAWNNKAAFFHSLLTDDINYASSDGGTYISIKRHLIAHGPDYSKEEKVFIERGTWQDDGVGYLEVQRGSKSPRKQRLDSIEVLEIMGAFNSEDALAAIISELLDMSAMTGKLKPVWELYKTSGFEPSSLDVQNLLEMLGLGGEENEEDD, encoded by the exons ATGTTTCACGGCATCTTGGCCGAAATTGTGAACAACCATAAGCATGGAAGATCATGGAATGGCCATTTCGAGAGAGATGATATTGAAGTCTACAATGGCAAGTTTTTCAAGATCATAAAGCCTGCTGTCTACATCTTTGACCCATCTCAAATGTCCTTAGAGGTTGCAGGTTTCTTGAAAAATGACTTTGGGGCTTGCAAGTTCCTGATTGCTAAGTTCAACAGTGATGGTCGCCTCCCTGTATATTTTATTCAACTTGAAGAAGCTCTAACAGAAACACCAGTTGAGGAATTTCTTCATGCCTTTGACTCAGATCTTTACGACAAGATTCTACACCACCCAGGAATTAAACACCCATTTGTTCGTGCACAGTTTCTCTGTGGCACTTACCAAGCATGCAGGGCACATGATAGGTATGACCCTGAAGCTAAGTTCAAGGAGGTGTTGTACAACTTTATTATCCCTAGCTTCAGCCTGGCAGACGCAATGATCAAGTCAGGGATAGATATCCTGGAGAAGGTTCTTTATTTCCAGCAGGAACAAGTGTGGCGTGCTTTGGATAAGGGTAGAGGGCCTGAAGTGAGAATGCCTCTCCCCGGTAACAAATTTCGTGCTTGGAACAACAAAGCTGCTTTCTTTCACTCCTTGCTCACCGACGACATCAATTATGCTTCAAGTGATGGTGGAACTTACATTAGCATCAAGAGGCATCTCATAGCACACGGCCCAGATTACTCCAAGGAGGAGAAGGTGTTCATAGAGAGGGGTACATGGCAAGATGATGGGGTTGGATACCTTGAGGTCCAGAGGGGCAGCAAGAGTCCCAGAAAGCAGAGGCTTGATTCTATCGAGGTCCTGGAGATTATGGGTGCATTCAACTCAGAGGATGCGTTGGCGGCAATAATTTCAGAGCTGTTGGATATGTCGGCCATGACTGGAAA ACTGAAGCCGGTCTGGGAGTTATACAAGACCAGTGGGTTTGAGCCGTCAAGTCTAGATGTGCAGAACTTGCTAGAGATGCt